The sequence below is a genomic window from Phoenix dactylifera cultivar Barhee BC4 chromosome 8, palm_55x_up_171113_PBpolish2nd_filt_p, whole genome shotgun sequence.
CTTCACTACTTTCTCTTTTTACCGTAAAAGCCGTTGTGTTATTTGGACATGAACCCCTAAAAGCTCGAAACAACCAAACCTCTTCAGTGCTTCCACTATTTTGTCGAAGATTCCTCAAGGATGAAAACAAGAGGGGAAATGGGACTTCTTTATTCAAATGAAGCCCTCAACAAAATCCCCGGCaactcaacatttttttttgcaattccTCATCTGACATCCTTCATGACAGGCCAAACTGCAGTATCAGCAAGATTCTGCAGCCAGTTGGAAATCTTTTATGAAGGGTGAAATCGATAGTTACACGATTAAATACTCGGTATCTTTCGTCCGAGGATTGTGGCAGCTAATTGTATGACTGAGGACGGCTGGGCTTGCATGCATTCTTGTTCTTGTTCTGAGCAGTTAATTATCTTGAAATATTTCGCACCAAAGGATACCTGGGTGctactattttttttccttattgtaTCGATGCATCGGCTAACCACTTGTTTCTTACTGGATTAATGTGTTATTATTCTTTCTTATGTTTCTAACGGACATTTTTCACCCTTATTGTTTCTGAGAATGTGAATGGACAGCTACTCTGCTCACTCTGTTATGCTTTGATTACTTTCTTCTATTCTTCGCCAGGCAAATTAGAAAATCTCACAACCCAAATCCAAAAAGGTTCCAATGATGTGCCTGCGGAAGGTCAACTTGAAAGCCAGGTTCGGGTGACTGGTGGTGCATATGATTTCCAAAGGGCAACAACGTCGCTCACTAACGAGCTCCTATCGTCTTCCAAAAAGGTGACTCTTGTAAGGCATGGTTTAAGCTCTTGGAATGAAGAAAGTCGGGTCCAGGTTTGTTTGCTTCTCAGCAACTTTGATTCTTGCTTGTTAAATTACTCGGCCATGGTTTTTCTTCAAGCACTTGCGGGCTGTTTGCGTTCTCATCTGTTCTATCTTGGTAGCTGCTATTTAGTCATCAAGCAGGCATAACTTCAAATACCAAGAATTTTTTGAGTTTTCATCGTGAAAGCGAAAGGTATAAGAAAGTATCTGCAGAACAAAGATTAAGATGGAAGATGCAACATGTTTTGATATATAACCCATGGGAGGTCTGATGAAGTTGAACCCTAAAGCATGAATCTTTCTTGCATGATATATAATTGCTAAAAAACCTAGCAGCATTTGTTCAATATATGCAAATTACTTTTGACATCAATTGATATTCGAGTCATGGCTTTGAATTCTCCGTAATTCACATCATGTATGTAATGTTATTGTGTCATGAGTTTGGTGTTTTCATTATCTTTGCAAAGGCAactattgattttatttttcttagcaACAACATGAGTAACAATATTTTAAATTAGTTCAAGGTAGATGGAGGGAACTTTCTAATAGCATGAGACAAACTGATAAACAATGACCGAAGTAGGATTCACCATTGAGAGGTTCCTAATTCTCCTGCATGGTACACATTTATAAGTCACGAAAATTCGATGTACCTCAGCTATTGGGTTGCCTTGACTTCTAGTGTTAGTTGAGACTTATTTTCAAGTTTCAGTCACCAACGTActcatttctttttcatttagGGAAGCTCAAACTTATCTATATTAACAGACACGGGAGCTAGGCAAGCTGAGAAGTGCCGGAATGCTTTGGTCAGCATAAGCTTTGACGTCTGCTTCTCTAGTCCTATCTCGCGTGCAAAGGTTTAATTGAATCCCCTATCTGGAAGCTAGTAGCTAATAGTTTATTTATGCTCGTATTTTCCAATCATACAATCCATTCATTTCAGAAGTATGGGTTGGCATTGTTCTTCCTTTCTCAGTCATAGGTGTTTAATACAGACAACTGCTGAAATAATATGGCATGGAAGGGAACAACCACTGGTTTTTCTTGATTCATTGAAGGAGGCGCACCTGTTCTTTCTAGAAGGAATGACAAATGGTATGAGTGCTGGCTATCTGCATGTTCTGTCTTTGGATCATACATGCATGACACTATGTAATCATGTTTGAAATTTGGAGGCAGCGGATGCTAAAACGAAGTATCCGAAGTTATATACCACATGGAGAGAAGATCCGGCTAACTTTCATGTGGATGGCATTTATCCTATTCGAAGATTATGGGTAACAGCAAGA
It includes:
- the LOC103702476 gene encoding probable 2-carboxy-D-arabinitol-1-phosphatase; amino-acid sequence: MGSASLVVGPPPGSLRPRKPHRRPRPRPLLSLSGCSSSHPDASSRSNGKLENLTTQIQKGSNDVPAEGQLESQVRVTGGAYDFQRATTSLTNELLSSSKKVTLVRHGLSSWNEESRVQGSSNLSILTDTGARQAEKCRNALVSISFDVCFSSPISRAKTTAEIIWHGREQPLVFLDSLKEAHLFFLEGMTNADAKTKYPKLYTTWREDPANFHVDGIYPIRRLWVTAREAWKEILSTPGENVLVVTHKSILRALICTALGLGPERFRAIDVNNGGISIFTFNRRGEAMLQCLNMTAHMYSNHMYQY